The Mercurialis annua linkage group LG2, ddMerAnnu1.2, whole genome shotgun sequence genome contains a region encoding:
- the LOC126666883 gene encoding uncharacterized protein LOC126666883 produces the protein MCLVFVCDEDERVIGKQVAPGACPYCGGMIQAMDVETRWRFCFLPVCFNNKKRFYCSVCTRRLVTQY, from the coding sequence ATGTGTTTGGTGTTTGTTTGCGATGAAGATGAGAGAGTAATAGGGAAGCAAGTGGCCCCCGGGGCGTGTCCGTACTGTGGAGGAATGATTCAGGCCATGGATGTCGAGACTCGCTGGAGGTTCTGCTTTTTACCTGTTTGCTTCAACAATAAAAAGAGATTCTATTGCTCTGTTTGTACCAGACGCTTGGTCACGCAGTATTAA